In a genomic window of Bacillus rossius redtenbacheri isolate Brsri chromosome 4 unlocalized genomic scaffold, Brsri_v3 Brsri_v3_scf4_2, whole genome shotgun sequence:
- the LOC134541886 gene encoding glucose dehydrogenase [FAD, quinone]-like: MPPVLLGFPSMLLLLCAGHAAADHHGSSGDRYDFIVVGGGAAGCVLASRLTEVAEWRVLLLEAGGEEPEWSRVPAYSSYTLLPESNIDWGYRTVPSPNSCGGVGCVFPRGKTLGGSTSTNGMFYVRGSRQDYDNWQAMGNPGWGYDDMLKYFIRSENNGAEALAATEYHGSKGPLNVDLFKVQDVNTRGILAALVQYGLPERDLNGRHLIGAAVTQMTTLNGERHSANQAFLEEARKRPNLKVITKAHVLRILIRNQSYAYGVEYLKGKKSHQAFASKEVILSAGSIGSPQILQLSGIGPTEVLTPLGINVVANLPVGKSLQDHACSTTIACNVKRTSHIPNITTQYEDLLDYIHKREGPLTATGTLQIAAFFQPENDTSDDAIPYMEMTFAPTTSEGTLPFCYYDKVYFVGILQKPLSKGYVRINSTDPLEPPLIQPNYFVEDQDMQRMLQGVHYALDIIKKPALQELGFELDKEPIKGCESHVWGTDEYFRCGIMTTTRSNYHPVTTCKMGPISDPTTVVDSHLKVHNISNLRVIDASIMPTIISGHTMAPSIAIGEKGSDMLKQAWRKKKN, from the coding sequence ATGCCGCCTGTCCTGCTGGGCTTCCCGAGCATGCTGCTCCTGCTGTGCGCGGGCCACGCCGCGGCCGACCATCACGGCTCCTCCGGCGACAGATACGACTTCATCGTCGTGGGCGGCGGGGCAGCCGGCTGCGTGCTGGCCTCCCGACTGACCGAGGTCGCGGAGTGGCGGGTGCTGCTGCTCGAGGCGGGGGGAGAGGAGCCCGAGTGGTCGCGCGTCCCGGCCTACTCGAGCTACACCCTGCTGCCCGAGAGCAACATCGACTGGGGGTACAGGACGGTGCCTTCCCCCAACTCCTGCGGCGGCGTCGGCTGCGTGTTCCCCAGGGGGAAGACCCTCGGCGGGTCCACCTCCACCAACGGCATGTTCTACGTCCGAGGCAGCAGACAGGACTACGACAACTGGCAGGCGATGGGGAACCCGGGATGGGGCTACGACGACATGCTGAAGTACTTCATCAGGTCCGAGAACAACGGCGCCGAGGCTTTGGCGGCGACGGAGTACCACGGCTCCAAAGGACCGCTCAACGTGGATTTGTTCAAAGTCCAAGACGTCAACACCAGGGGCATCTTGGCCGCCCTGGTGCAGTACGGCTTGCCCGAGAGGGACCTCAACGGACGGCATCTGATCGGCGCTGCCGTGACCCAGATGACGACTCTCAACGGTGAGAGGCACAGCGCGAACCAGGCGTTTCTGGAAGAAGCGCGGAAAAGACCGAATCTGAAAGTAATCACCAAGGCCCACGTGTTGCGAATTTTGATTCGGAACCAGAGCTACGCCTACGGGGTTGAATACTTAAAAGGGAAAAAATCCCATCAAGCTTTTGCATCGAAAGAAGTCATACTTAGTGCAGGGAGCATTGGATCACCTCAGATTTTGCAATTATCAGGCATAGGTCCCACAGAAGTTTTGACCCCATTGGGAATAAACGTAGTGGCCAATCTTCCGGTTGGCAAAAGCTTACAGGATCATGCGTGCTCCACTACTATTGCGTGTAATGTGAAAAGAACTTCTCATATTCCAAATATTACGACGCAGTACGAAGACTTACTAGATTACATACATAAAAGGGAAGGTCCCCTAACAGCGACCGGAACGCTGCAAATAGCAGCATTCTTTCAGCCAGAGAACGACACGAGTGACGATGCAATCCCCTACATGGAGATGACATTCGCCCCAACAACATCTGAAGGCACTTTGCCTTTCTGCTATTATGACAAAGTATACTTCGTTGGTATTCTTCAGAAGCCACTGAGCAAGGGTTATGTAAGGATAAACAGCACTGACCCTCTGGAACCACCTTTAATTCAACCCAACTATTTCGTGGAAGATCAAGATATGCAGAGAATGTTGCAAGGAGTGCACTATGCACTGGACATAATAAAGAAGCCTGCGTTGCAGGAGCTTGGATTCGAACTAGACAAGGAGCCTATAAAAGGATGCGAGAGTCATGTTTGGGGCACAGATGAATATTTTCGCTGCGGAATAATGACGACCACGAGAAGCAACTACCACCCAGTAACAACGTGCAAAATGGGCCCAATTTCAGACCCAACTACTGTAGTGGACTCTCATCTGAAGGTGCACAACATTTCTAACCTCAGAGTAATAGACGCCTCTATTATGCCGACGATAATAAGTGGACATACAATGGCGCCGTCTATTGCGATAGGAGAGAAAGGTTCTGACATGCTTAAACAAGCgtggagaaagaaaaaaaattga